A region from the Actinoplanes sp. OR16 genome encodes:
- a CDS encoding SDR family oxidoreductase, which translates to MSVDTIAVTGATGQLGGRVARRLGASGVPQRLLVRDAAKAPRLPGAEAVIAPFSDGPAVRKALDGVHTVLMVSASETEDRVDQHRTFVDAAAEAGVGHLVYISFAGASPSATFTLARDHHATEQHILARGIPATFLRDNLYADFLPHLAGADGVIRGPAGDGKVAAVAQDDIADAAVAVLRDPAAHTGRTYELTGPEALSLGEIARILGVSYHDETLDEAYESRAVYGAPRWQVDAWVSTYLAIAAGELATVTTHVADLTGRPATGVAQLLLP; encoded by the coding sequence ATGAGTGTTGACACCATCGCGGTCACCGGCGCCACCGGACAGCTCGGCGGGCGGGTGGCCCGCCGCCTCGGTGCTTCCGGCGTACCCCAGAGATTGCTCGTGCGCGACGCGGCGAAAGCGCCGCGGCTGCCCGGCGCCGAAGCGGTGATCGCGCCCTTCTCCGACGGACCCGCCGTGCGCAAGGCGCTCGACGGCGTGCACACCGTGCTGATGGTGTCCGCGTCGGAGACCGAGGACCGGGTGGACCAGCACCGCACGTTCGTCGACGCGGCGGCGGAGGCGGGCGTCGGTCACCTCGTCTACATCTCGTTCGCGGGCGCGTCGCCGTCGGCCACCTTCACCCTCGCTCGTGATCATCACGCCACCGAGCAGCACATCCTCGCCCGGGGCATCCCCGCGACGTTCCTGCGGGACAACCTCTACGCCGACTTCCTGCCGCACCTGGCCGGCGCCGACGGTGTGATCCGCGGACCGGCCGGCGACGGGAAGGTGGCGGCCGTGGCGCAGGACGACATCGCCGACGCCGCGGTGGCGGTGCTGCGCGACCCGGCGGCACACACCGGGCGCACCTACGAGCTGACCGGCCCGGAAGCGCTCAGCCTCGGCGAGATCGCACGCATCCTCGGCGTCTCCTATCACGACGAGACGCTCGACGAGGCGTACGAGTCCCGGGCGGTCTACGGCGCTCCGCGCTGGCAGGTCGACGCGTGGGTCTCCACCTATCTCGCCATCGCGGCCGGCGAACTGGCGACCGTGACCACGCATGTGGCCGACCTGACCGGACGGCCCGCCACCGGAGTGGCACAGCTGCTGCTTCCCTGA